One genomic region from Portunus trituberculatus isolate SZX2019 chromosome 3, ASM1759143v1, whole genome shotgun sequence encodes:
- the LOC123508602 gene encoding uncharacterized protein LOC123508602 isoform X2, translating into MFRKDLKEERTEHGNLRSTLEAIFSNECTTRGGVYDEGQGRVMPAIPKHGASKSRASVRRWSTTRHKSGTGVPTTAQLRITNFVEAHVFHSLQKMTQTEEACGSAQVLPLLEGEPNQRVLTPSTCGRKLALLALEDTNCLRLSWRNWTLPLTSSDLATLGVIQGGRRTGQDSLASSNLT; encoded by the exons ATGTTCAGAAAAGACTTGAAAGAGGAGCGCACTGAGCATGGGAATCTTCGCTCAACTTTAGAGGCGATTTTCTCGAAT GAGTGTACAACAAGGGGCGGTGTATACGACGAGGGACAAGGTCGGGTCATGCCGGCCATCCCTAAACATGGAGCAAGCAAGTCTCGGGCGTCAGTCAGGAGGTGGAGCACGACCCGCCACAAATCTGGCACAGGCGTCCCTACAACTGCGCAACTGCGCATTACCAACTTCGTGGAGGCGCATGTGTTTCACTCTCTTCAGAAGATGACGCAGACCGAGGAGGCGTGTGGTTCGGCACAG GTCCTGCCACTACTGGAGGGAGAACCAAACCAGCGTGTCCTAACACCCTCAACCTGCGGCAGGAAACTGGCTCTTCTTGCACTGGAAGACACAAACTGTCTGCGCCTTTCATGGAGGAATTGGACCCTGCCTCTCACCAGCTCTGACCTGGCAACACTCGGCGTcatccagggagggaggaggacaggacaggacagccttgcttcatctaacctaacctaa
- the LOC123508602 gene encoding uncharacterized protein LOC123508602 isoform X3, translated as MKNLHLRGCTDCPDSYPTPHGAECTTRGGVYDEGQGRVMPAIPKHGASKSRASVRRWSTTRHKSGTGVPTTAQLRITNFVEAHVFHSLQKMTQTEEACGSAQVLPLLEGEPNQRVLTPSTCGRKLALLALEDTNCLRLSWRNWTLPLTSSDLATLGVIQGGRRTGQDSLASSNLT; from the exons ATGAAGAACCTTCACCTTCGTGGCTGTACTGACTGTCCCgacagctacccaacaccacatggcgca GAGTGTACAACAAGGGGCGGTGTATACGACGAGGGACAAGGTCGGGTCATGCCGGCCATCCCTAAACATGGAGCAAGCAAGTCTCGGGCGTCAGTCAGGAGGTGGAGCACGACCCGCCACAAATCTGGCACAGGCGTCCCTACAACTGCGCAACTGCGCATTACCAACTTCGTGGAGGCGCATGTGTTTCACTCTCTTCAGAAGATGACGCAGACCGAGGAGGCGTGTGGTTCGGCACAG GTCCTGCCACTACTGGAGGGAGAACCAAACCAGCGTGTCCTAACACCCTCAACCTGCGGCAGGAAACTGGCTCTTCTTGCACTGGAAGACACAAACTGTCTGCGCCTTTCATGGAGGAATTGGACCCTGCCTCTCACCAGCTCTGACCTGGCAACACTCGGCGTcatccagggagggaggaggacaggacaggacagccttgcttcatctaacctaacctaa